Proteins encoded by one window of Cylindrospermum stagnale PCC 7417:
- a CDS encoding MinD/ParA family ATP-binding protein yields the protein MSKIVSIHSFRGGTGKSNSTANLAAIVARFGYRVGIVDTDIQSPGIHVLFGFDDQKIKYALNDYLWGNCAIEEAAYDVSSILGKIGKPNSRLYLIPSSIKAKDITRVLREGFDFNLLNEGFQELIDALNLDYLFIDTHPGLNEETLLSIAISDILVLILRPDRQDFQGTAVTVEVARKLEVPKLLLLINKALPVLDFDALRQQVEKLYNTPVAGIMPLSEEMIQMASSDIFCLRFPDHSFSKVMEKVAQMVIQN from the coding sequence ATGTCAAAAATTGTGTCTATTCACTCGTTTCGGGGTGGTACGGGCAAATCAAACTCAACCGCTAATCTAGCTGCGATTGTGGCACGTTTTGGGTATCGAGTTGGCATCGTTGACACTGATATCCAATCTCCAGGGATTCACGTTCTTTTTGGTTTTGATGATCAGAAAATTAAGTACGCCCTCAACGATTATCTTTGGGGAAATTGTGCAATTGAAGAAGCGGCCTATGACGTTAGCTCAATTTTGGGGAAAATAGGAAAGCCAAATAGTCGGCTTTATCTGATTCCCTCCAGTATTAAGGCTAAAGACATTACCAGAGTACTGCGGGAAGGATTTGATTTTAATTTGCTAAACGAAGGTTTCCAAGAACTGATCGATGCTCTAAATTTGGATTATCTTTTTATTGATACTCATCCAGGACTTAATGAAGAAACTTTGCTCTCAATAGCCATCTCTGATATCTTAGTTTTGATTTTGCGTCCTGATCGCCAAGACTTTCAAGGTACAGCCGTGACAGTTGAGGTAGCCCGCAAATTGGAAGTGCCAAAATTGCTCCTGTTAATTAACAAAGCATTACCAGTACTTGATTTTGATGCCTTGCGACAACAGGTAGAAAAACTTTACAATACACCTGTTGCTGGTATTATGCCACTTTCAGAAGAAATGATCCAAATGGCAAGTAGCGATATTTTCTGCCTGCGCTTTCCAGATCATTCCTTCAGTAAAGTTATGGAGAAAGTTGCCCAGATGGTAATTCAAAATTAA
- a CDS encoding CHAT domain-containing protein, which produces MMPIISLVITVYNRELYLRAAIESILAQTRGDFELLIWDDGSTDSTPEIAREYEKRDRRVRVVVAEHQGHGLALKAAIAQTTAPYIGWVDSDDLLAPTALAETAAVLDAQPEVGWVYTDYLDIDEQDNILSYGYRCLVPYSREELLNRFMTFHFRLIRREVFDLVGGINESLKIAEDYDLCLRLSEVAQVQHIFKPLYYYRTHPESISRQRQQEQIRQSHQIITKAQKRRKLWVSSVAASILPLMLGFLPNFAQAQSITPANDGTGTVINTQGNNIDISGGSLSSDRTNLFHSFSQFGVDANQTANFLSQPSIQNILGRVIGGNASLINGLITVTGGNANLYLINPAGILFGANSSLNVPASFTATTANAIGFDNQQWFNAIGANNYSNLNGNPTEFAFTTSQPGNIFNAGNLGVGEGQNLMLLGGTVINTGTVSAANGKITIMAVPGEKLVRLAPANSLLSLDLPIETKAQINPQPFSPLSLPALLTGGNLNSATGVTVENGEIKLTSTNTPIPTDAGTTIISGQVSVANLSNSIADSTGQINILGDRVALLKANLNASGINGGTVLIGGDYQGQGTVPNASRTFVSSDSVINADGLKNGNGGKVIVWADDTTRFFGTITAKGGNGGLVETSGKNSLDVTGAKVDASAINGQAGTWLLDPTDINIIKGGSGTIQAGLFDPSNNSDIDPATIVSALDSGTNVTITTNGGTGGSGDITLTDSINQTGGGNASLTLTARQFFLNPYGQINMTSTGDLTFNLNQVNPDLTNASTSSIQNAINAIGSVAGNTTINLGAGTYTGDTILINKPLTLNGVGASNTKVDGENDHGVFNISDTGGIVTLNDLAIINGKAVGSNGGGIVNSGVTLNINNVIFSSNSTTFDIESGGLGGAIYNSFGDVTVNNSTFSSNSASSNGGAIYNQGGEGGTVTVNNSTFSGNSATNSGGGIYNSFGDVTVNNSTFGGNSAAFGAGFYAYGGAVNVNSSTFSLNSASSNGGGIYRDIVGAKVTLKNTIAAGNTSPTSPDIFGLLDAASSYNLIGDGTGVTGINNGVDGNQVGTAAVPIDPKLSVLGDYGGSTQTFALLPGSLAIDAGTPDRNITTDQRGISRPQGTTPDIGAFELVGYNLIPTAGSGQSTTVNNNFSTDLQAQVTETGFNKPVSGITVNFNAPSSGATASFTGNTTLTTDSSGIVSIPVTANTVAGSYSVSANSGSLTPANFSLTNNPDVAASIIATGGTPQTTVVNTAFANLLQATVKDQYGNLISNATVNFNAPSSGATANFTGNTTLTTDSSGIVSIPVTANTVAGSYSVSANSGSLTPANFSLTNNPDVAASIIATGGTPQATVVNTAFANSLQATVKDQYGNLISNATVNFNAPSSGATANFTGNTTLTTNSSGVVSIPVTANTVAGSYIVSANSGSLIPANFSLTNNNNLDNLPNPEQLAQLPNTQLPLVTLPIAADNAALGIEQKFTNQFQQYLGITAKTEMTTVSQASDILQKIENATGVKPALIYINFVPETLAGSNDLSKNQPIPITSPSDRLELLVITAKGKPIRKVLKVTRSQILAVAQTFKNRVTDPVLRQDYKDSAKQLYEWLITPIETELQERKINNLAFLMDTGLRSLPIAALYDGKQYLVERYSVGLMPSLSLSDTNYVDIKKAEVLGMGASKFANQNPLPAVPIELKTITPRLWQGKSFLNEGFTLKNLQAQRQQTPFGIIHLATHGEFKPGAPSNSYIQLWDTQLRMDRIRELGWNNPPVQLVVLSACRSALGDENAELGFAGFAIQSGAKSALASLWYVSDEGTLGLMSEFYEQLKTAPIKAEALRQTQVAMLKGQVQLADGKLNTSRGDVTLPPVLKELGDKNLQHPYFWSAFTLIGNPW; this is translated from the coding sequence ATGATGCCAATAATTTCCCTTGTCATCACAGTTTATAACCGAGAACTTTATCTCCGTGCAGCTATTGAAAGCATTTTAGCTCAAACTAGGGGTGATTTTGAACTACTAATTTGGGATGATGGCTCAACAGACAGTACCCCAGAAATTGCCCGCGAATATGAAAAGCGCGATCGCCGTGTGCGGGTTGTAGTAGCAGAACATCAGGGGCATGGATTGGCGTTAAAAGCGGCAATAGCCCAAACTACAGCCCCCTATATCGGTTGGGTAGACAGTGACGACTTACTCGCGCCGACAGCACTGGCAGAAACCGCAGCGGTTCTAGATGCACAACCAGAAGTGGGTTGGGTTTACACCGATTATCTAGATATCGACGAACAGGACAACATCCTCAGCTATGGCTATCGTTGTCTCGTCCCCTACAGCCGAGAAGAATTGTTAAACAGGTTTATGACATTTCACTTTCGACTGATCCGTCGGGAAGTATTCGACTTGGTGGGGGGGATTAATGAGTCGCTGAAAATAGCAGAAGATTATGACTTGTGTCTGCGTCTTTCAGAAGTTGCCCAAGTGCAGCATATTTTTAAGCCGCTTTACTACTACCGCACCCATCCAGAAAGCATATCCCGGCAACGACAACAAGAGCAAATTAGACAATCGCATCAAATAATTACCAAAGCACAAAAACGCCGCAAGCTTTGGGTAAGTTCTGTAGCAGCAAGTATTTTACCTTTAATGCTGGGGTTTCTTCCCAATTTCGCTCAAGCACAATCAATTACTCCAGCTAACGATGGTACTGGCACAGTTATCAATACACAAGGTAACAACATTGATATTAGTGGCGGTAGTTTGAGTAGCGATCGCACTAACTTATTTCACAGTTTCTCGCAATTTGGAGTTGATGCCAACCAAACTGCTAACTTCCTTTCTCAGCCATCGATACAAAACATCTTAGGGCGTGTCATCGGTGGCAACGCTTCCTTAATTAACGGACTAATTACAGTCACAGGCGGTAATGCTAACTTATATTTAATTAACCCGGCGGGGATTCTATTTGGGGCGAATTCCAGTTTAAATGTGCCAGCATCTTTTACAGCTACAACAGCCAATGCAATTGGGTTTGATAACCAGCAATGGTTTAATGCTATTGGCGCTAATAACTACAGCAATTTAAATGGCAATCCCACGGAGTTTGCGTTTACAACTAGCCAGCCAGGAAATATCTTCAATGCCGGAAATCTGGGAGTAGGTGAGGGGCAAAACCTGATGTTACTCGGTGGGACAGTCATAAATACGGGGACGGTTTCGGCTGCCAACGGTAAGATCACAATCATGGCAGTGCCGGGAGAAAAACTGGTTCGGCTAGCACCAGCAAATAGTTTATTGAGTTTAGATTTACCGATAGAAACGAAAGCCCAAATTAACCCACAACCATTTTCACCACTCTCTCTGCCTGCATTACTTACAGGTGGTAATCTCAACAGTGCCACAGGGGTAACAGTTGAAAATGGCGAGATCAAGCTGACAAGTACAAATACACCAATTCCTACTGATGCTGGTACAACCATTATTAGTGGTCAGGTGTCTGTCGCCAATCTCAGTAATAGTATCGCTGACAGCACAGGTCAAATTAATATTTTAGGCGATCGCGTTGCCCTCCTCAAAGCTAACCTCAACGCTTCTGGTATCAACGGCGGTACAGTCCTGATTGGGGGTGATTATCAAGGTCAGGGAACAGTCCCCAATGCCAGCCGTACCTTTGTTAGCAGTGATTCTGTGATCAATGCCGATGGGTTGAAAAATGGTAACGGTGGCAAAGTCATTGTCTGGGCAGATGATACCACCCGCTTCTTCGGCACAATTACCGCTAAAGGTGGTAACGGTGGCTTAGTGGAAACCTCTGGGAAAAATTCCCTGGATGTGACGGGTGCTAAGGTAGATGCCAGTGCCATAAATGGACAAGCGGGGACTTGGTTACTCGACCCGACCGATATCAATATTATTAAGGGTGGTAGTGGGACGATACAAGCAGGACTATTTGACCCATCCAATAATAGCGATATTGATCCGGCAACCATTGTATCTGCCTTGGATAGTGGTACGAATGTCACCATCACAACGAATGGTGGGACGGGGGGTAGTGGTGATATTACCCTAACGGATTCGATTAACCAGACGGGAGGTGGGAATGCTTCGTTGACGCTGACAGCACGGCAATTTTTCTTGAATCCCTATGGTCAAATCAATATGACTAGTACGGGTGACCTGACATTTAATCTCAATCAGGTCAATCCAGACTTGACTAATGCGTCTACCAGTTCAATTCAGAATGCGATTAATGCAATTGGCTCCGTAGCAGGAAATACCACAATTAACTTGGGTGCAGGCACTTACACAGGCGACACTATATTGATTAATAAACCTCTAACCTTAAATGGTGTTGGGGCAAGTAACACCAAGGTAGATGGTGAAAATGATCATGGTGTGTTTAATATTTCGGATACGGGAGGGATAGTAACTCTCAATGATTTGGCGATTATTAATGGCAAAGCCGTTGGCAGTAATGGTGGTGGCATTGTCAACTCAGGGGTGACGCTGAATATCAATAACGTTATCTTCAGTAGTAATTCGACAACCTTCGACATAGAAAGTGGTGGTCTCGGTGGCGCTATCTATAACTCATTTGGCGATGTGACCGTGAACAATAGTACCTTCAGTAGCAATTCTGCCAGCAGCAACGGCGGTGCCATCTATAACCAAGGTGGCGAGGGAGGTACAGTGACTGTGAACAATAGTACCTTCAGTGGTAATTCCGCAACCAATAGCGGCGGTGGCATCTACAACTCATTTGGTGATGTGACTGTGAATAACAGTACCTTCGGTGGTAATTCCGCAGCCTTTGGTGCTGGTTTTTATGCTTATGGTGGTGCAGTCAATGTCAACAGCAGCACCTTCAGCCTGAATTCAGCCAGCAGCAACGGCGGCGGCATCTACAGGGATATAGTAGGTGCAAAGGTGACACTGAAGAATACTATTGCGGCAGGCAATACAAGTCCAACGAGTCCCGATATCTTTGGCTTGCTGGATGCAGCTAGTAGCTATAACCTCATCGGAGATGGCACTGGTGTCACAGGCATTAACAATGGAGTCGATGGTAATCAGGTAGGTACGGCGGCTGTGCCGATTGATCCAAAACTCTCAGTTCTAGGCGACTACGGCGGATCTACCCAAACCTTTGCCCTGTTACCAGGTAGTCTAGCAATTGACGCTGGAACACCTGATCGAAACATTACTACGGATCAACGTGGTATCAGCCGACCTCAAGGCACAACACCTGATATTGGTGCGTTTGAGTTGGTGGGTTATAATCTCATACCTACTGCTGGGTCAGGACAAAGTACCACTGTTAACAATAATTTTTCCACAGACTTACAAGCACAAGTAACAGAAACCGGCTTCAATAAACCTGTTTCTGGGATCACAGTTAATTTTAATGCCCCAAGTAGTGGTGCAACTGCCAGCTTCACGGGAAATACTACCCTGACTACCGATAGCAGCGGTATTGTTTCTATTCCCGTGACGGCGAATACAGTGGCAGGTAGTTATAGTGTCAGTGCGAATAGTGGTAGTCTCACCCCGGCTAACTTCAGTTTGACGAATAACCCAGATGTTGCAGCCAGTATCATCGCTACAGGCGGAACACCGCAAACTACTGTTGTTAACACTGCTTTTGCTAATTTGCTGCAAGCCACCGTTAAAGACCAATACGGCAACTTAATCTCCAATGCCACAGTTAATTTTAATGCCCCAAGTAGTGGTGCAACTGCCAACTTCACGGGAAATACTACCCTGACTACCGATAGCAGCGGTATTGTTTCTATTCCCGTGACGGCGAATACAGTGGCAGGTAGTTATAGTGTCAGTGCGAATAGTGGTAGTCTCACCCCGGCTAACTTCAGTTTGACGAATAACCCAGATGTGGCAGCCAGCATCATCGCTACAGGTGGAACACCGCAAGCTACTGTTGTCAACACTGCTTTTGCCAACTCACTGCAAGCGACAGTTAAAGACCAATACGGCAACTTAATCTCCAACGCCACAGTTAATTTTAATGCCCCAAGTAGTGGTGCAACTGCCAACTTCACGGGAAATACTACCCTGACAACCAATAGCAGCGGCGTTGTTTCTATTCCCGTGACGGCGAATACAGTGGCAGGTAGTTATATTGTCAGTGCGAATAGTGGTAGTTTAATTCCTGCTAATTTCAGTTTGACCAATAATAATAATTTAGATAATCTTCCTAATCCAGAGCAGTTGGCACAATTACCCAATACGCAACTACCACTGGTTACCTTACCCATTGCAGCCGACAATGCGGCATTGGGAATTGAGCAAAAGTTCACCAACCAGTTTCAGCAATATTTAGGTATTACTGCCAAAACTGAGATGACAACTGTCAGCCAAGCCAGTGATATCCTGCAAAAAATTGAAAATGCGACTGGCGTTAAACCTGCACTCATATATATTAATTTTGTCCCTGAAACCCTTGCAGGCTCTAATGATCTGTCAAAAAATCAACCAATACCCATAACATCGCCAAGCGATCGCTTGGAACTACTGGTTATTACCGCCAAGGGGAAGCCAATTCGCAAAGTGCTGAAGGTGACGCGATCGCAAATTCTCGCAGTTGCCCAAACCTTCAAAAACCGAGTCACAGATCCGGTATTGCGTCAGGACTACAAAGACTCAGCTAAACAGCTGTATGAGTGGTTAATTACACCGATAGAAACTGAACTGCAAGAGCGAAAAATTAACAATTTAGCATTTCTCATGGATACGGGATTGCGATCGCTTCCGATTGCTGCCCTTTATGATGGGAAACAGTACCTGGTAGAACGCTACAGCGTCGGTTTAATGCCCAGTCTCAGCCTCTCCGATACAAACTATGTTGACATTAAAAAAGCTGAGGTTCTGGGTATGGGTGCATCTAAATTTGCCAACCAAAACCCTTTACCAGCCGTACCTATAGAATTAAAAACCATTACTCCCCGACTATGGCAGGGTAAATCCTTTTTAAACGAAGGCTTCACCCTGAAAAATCTCCAAGCGCAGCGTCAGCAAACACCCTTTGGCATTATTCACCTAGCCACCCACGGCGAATTTAAGCCTGGTGCGCCTAGTAACTCCTACATTCAGTTGTGGGATACGCAATTGAGAATGGATCGAATCCGAGAACTGGGCTGGAATAACCCCCCCGTGCAGCTAGTGGTGCTGAGTGCTTGTCGTTCCGCCTTGGGGGACGAAAACGCAGAGTTGGGCTTTGCTGGTTTTGCCATCCAATCTGGTGCTAAGTCTGCACTCGCAAGTTTATGGTATGTGTCAGATGAAGGCACTTTAGGATTGATGAGTGAATTCTATGAGCAATTGAAAACAGCCCCCATCAAAGCGGAAGCACTCAGGCAAACACAAGTGGCAATGCTAAAAGGGCAAGTGCAACTGGCGGACGGTAAACTAAATACTTCTCGTGGCGATGTAACTTTGCCACCGGTACTGAAGGAACTCGGTGACAAAAACTTGCAACATCCCTATTTCTGGTCTGCTTTTACTCTAATTGGCAACCCGTGGTAG
- a CDS encoding CHASE2 domain-containing protein, with product MQESSSRFRNLPQAVLTFGGTVVLTSLVVTGLIVGLRELGKLEGLELGAFDGLMRSLPDKGPDNRFLVVGIDDVDIQTRKEYPIEDGTLAKALTKLEDQGAEVIGIDILRDVKQGAAAGRQELVDLLTQSERIVAVCELSRADAPGTPAAPGIPEDRVGVADLPVDAGGTIRQGMILAIPQKSNIPLPVEHICNNADPENQLPSLSFQMVVRYLQAKDIEPEQIKSGEIKFKSTILHRLQTKAGAYRQLNPGAYQILLNYRSPKNAVKQVSLRDLLADKVPATAIKDKIVLVGYTADIVKDTFYTPYSAGSADNQKMPGVVVHAQNASQILSAVLDQKPLLWYWNDWQESLWIFGWTVLGAILAWRIRTPWLLVLGGGVAIAILVGTSYLIFIQAGWIPLVPPLIGLLASVTSVVLIDRYAATIVKTVKGFLKINVEIDEKKKNEEVAAIVESDYFLDLQQKAKGLKSRDKNEVSATVEPPLAGKFKEKVIDTTPTTQPIQSRRSTEIINTIPTVQPTQPIEFVDYLQQVRDKRNKLKASAQVSDASIPETIPAEIVDGKQEPSQTENQEEMAYLEQLQRRGKKMREGKK from the coding sequence ATGCAAGAGTCCAGTTCAAGATTTCGCAATTTACCCCAAGCAGTATTGACCTTTGGCGGTACTGTAGTTTTGACCAGCCTAGTAGTAACTGGGTTAATAGTTGGATTGCGAGAATTAGGCAAGTTAGAAGGACTGGAATTAGGTGCTTTTGATGGGCTGATGCGATCGCTTCCCGACAAAGGGCCAGACAATCGCTTTTTAGTAGTTGGCATTGATGATGTAGATATCCAGACACGCAAAGAGTACCCAATTGAAGATGGCACCTTGGCCAAGGCTTTGACGAAACTGGAAGATCAGGGAGCAGAAGTAATTGGCATAGATATTTTAAGGGATGTTAAGCAAGGTGCCGCCGCCGGTCGTCAAGAGTTAGTCGATTTGCTAACCCAGAGCGAGCGCATCGTGGCGGTGTGTGAACTCAGCAGGGCTGACGCTCCCGGAACTCCAGCCGCACCAGGCATCCCAGAAGACCGAGTGGGAGTGGCTGATTTACCTGTAGATGCCGGGGGAACTATCAGGCAAGGTATGATACTTGCCATTCCTCAGAAATCGAACATCCCACTACCAGTCGAACATATCTGCAATAACGCCGATCCCGAAAATCAACTACCATCCTTGAGTTTTCAAATGGTTGTGCGTTACTTGCAAGCAAAGGATATTGAGCCAGAACAGATAAAATCTGGTGAAATTAAATTCAAGTCCACTATTCTCCATCGCCTACAAACCAAGGCAGGTGCCTATCGCCAACTCAATCCCGGAGCTTACCAAATACTGCTTAACTACCGTTCTCCCAAAAATGCAGTTAAGCAAGTATCTCTGAGAGATTTACTGGCAGATAAAGTGCCCGCAACTGCCATCAAAGACAAGATTGTCCTGGTTGGCTACACAGCAGATATTGTCAAAGATACTTTTTACACGCCCTACAGCGCTGGTTCCGCAGATAATCAAAAAATGCCTGGGGTAGTAGTTCACGCCCAGAATGCTAGTCAGATATTGAGTGCAGTTTTAGATCAGAAACCGCTGCTTTGGTACTGGAATGATTGGCAGGAAAGCCTCTGGATTTTTGGTTGGACAGTATTGGGAGCTATTCTAGCGTGGCGAATTCGTACTCCTTGGCTGTTGGTGCTGGGTGGCGGTGTGGCGATCGCTATTTTAGTTGGGACTAGCTATTTAATATTTATCCAGGCTGGGTGGATACCGCTAGTACCACCATTAATCGGACTCTTGGCAAGTGTCACCAGTGTCGTATTGATAGATAGGTACGCCGCCACGATTGTCAAAACAGTTAAAGGCTTCCTCAAAATCAACGTTGAGATTGATGAAAAAAAAAAGAATGAGGAAGTAGCTGCCATTGTAGAAAGCGATTATTTTTTAGACTTGCAGCAAAAGGCCAAAGGTCTGAAGAGTCGAGATAAAAACGAAGTTTCAGCCACCGTTGAACCGCCTCTTGCTGGCAAGTTTAAAGAAAAAGTAATTGACACCACACCAACGACTCAACCTATACAATCCAGAAGAAGCACAGAAATAATTAACACTATTCCGACTGTTCAACCAACACAGCCTATAGAATTCGTAGACTACTTGCAACAGGTGCGCGACAAGCGTAATAAACTCAAGGCATCAGCACAGGTTAGCGATGCCAGCATCCCGGAAACAATCCCCGCAGAAATAGTAGATGGCAAACAGGAACCGAGTCAAACCGAAAATCAAGAAGAAATGGCATATTTAGAACAATTACAGCGCCGAGGCAAGAAGATGAGAGAAGGTAAAAAATAA